The Gehongia tenuis sequence CGATGTAACCGTCAAGGACGGAGAGCGGGCGCAGTTTGTGACCACCACCGAGAAGACGGTGATGGGGGTGCTGGAGGAACTGGATATCACTTTGGCGGTGGAGGATGAGGTCATCCCCTCCCGCATCGCCAGCGTAAACGACGGCATGACCGTTGAAGTGGTACGCGCAAAGGAAATCTATATCCACAAGGGCGATGAAGTGATTCCCATCAAGAAAGCCAGCGGCACGGTTCGTGAGGCCCTGCGGGACGCCGGGTTTGCCGCGAGCAGTGACGATGAAATCTCGGCGGAGCTGGATACGCCCATTACCGATGGCCAGCATATCTATTTCACCGATGTGCGGGTCGAGGAAGAGGAGGCGCTGGAGACTCTGCCGTTTGAGACGGTGAAGGAGGAGGATTTCTCCCTTGCCGAAGGTACCGAAAAGGTGGCGGTGGCGGGCCAGGAGGGACAGCGCCGCACCGTGACCCGCATCGTCTACAAGAACGATGCGGAGGTCAGCCGGGAAATCGTGCTGGATGAGGTCACCCAGCAGCCGGTGAACGAGGTTGTGAAGGTGGGCACCTTCTCCGCTGACAGCGTATCGGCTCTGATGCTGAATAAGCTGGATGCGGCGCATGATGGCATCAGCGAAGCGCTGGCGGCAACGCCGACGCCCACGCCCAAGGCGACCCCGAAGAAGACGCAGCAGCCGGCCAGCACGCCGAAGGCGACGCCCAAGCCGGATAACAATGAGACGCAGGTAACCCCCGCGCCGACACCAGAGCCGACTCCGACGCCGGAGGACGAACCTGTATCGGGCGGCGATAGTCTCCCCGGCGGTCTCACGCAGGACCAGGTGGCACGGGTGGCCAACATGAAGGCCACGGCTTATACCCATACCGGCAATCAAACCGCGACGGGAACTTGGCCCAAGGTGGGCACCATCGCCGTGGATCCCCGGGTGATTCCTCTGGGAACCCGGGTGTATGTGGTGGGCTACGGCTATGCCGTGGCTGAGGACACCGGTGGTGCCATCAAGGGCAATATTATTGATCTGTTCATGGAGACGGAAAACCAGTGTATCAACTGGGGCCGGCGGAATGTGACGGTGTATATTCTTAAGTAATATCATGAAGCATGAAAAAGCTGCCTGAAACCCGGGCAGCTTTTTTTGGAAGCGGGCGGCTTTCGAACACGCGAATGCCGACAGACTGAGAGCGGACAAATTGGAAGGAGAAACGGATGAGGGCACAGGATGTACTGAGAGCCTATGGAGTTGAGCCCAACAAGGGACTGGGTCAGAATTTTCTCACGGACCCGAACCTTCTTACCGCCATAGTGGAGCGCTGCGGCGTGGAAGTAGGGGACCGGGTGCTAGAAATCGGACCCGGTCTTGGCACGCTGACGGCGGTCCTGGCCGACCATGCGAAACGGGTGGTCTCGGTGGAGATCGACCGCGCTCTCAAGGAGGCGCTGGGCGCCATGACGGCTGGTCGAAACAACGTGGAGATCCTCTTTGGCGACTTCACCAAGATGGATCTTGACACGCTGTGGCGGGAGCACCTGGGCGGTGAACCCTTCAAGGTGGTGGCCAACCTGCCCTATTATGTGACCAGCACCATCGTGATGGGCCTTTTGGAAAGCGGACTGCCGATCCGGACGCTGGGTTTTATGGTGCAGCAGGAGGTGGCCGAGCGGATGATGGCGGCGCCCGGGACCAAAGCGTATGGCGCTCTGTCGGTGGGGGTACAATATCGCTGTGAGGCGAGCATTGTGATGCGGGTTCCCCGAGGCGCATTCCTGCCGCCGCCCAAGGTGGATTCGGCGGTTATCCGGCTGGATGTTGCATCCTCGCCCCGGGTTGCGGTGGAGGATGAGAAGCTGTTTTTTAAGGTGGTGAAGGCCATCTTTGCCGTCCGGCGCAAAACCCTGCTCAACGCCCTGAGCCTAGGGTTTGGCCTTCCCAAGGATAAGCTGTCCTATTGCATTGAATCCTGCGGTTTTTCGACCAATGTGCGGGGCGAGCAACTTTCTTTATCGGAAATGGCGAGATTGACAAATATTTTACGAAATTCGCTTGCCTAAAATCTACTTCTACATTATGATAGATATATGATCGCAATCGATCAAGATTCGGTGTTATATCCCCAATGAAACGTCTATTTTGCAGGATACGAACCTTAAACCCGCATTTGTGCAGGATGTGCGCCGAACAGAATCAATCTTGAAGGAGGAATTGGGTATGACAACTTATGGTCTTGAAAAGTTGGGCATTATCAACCCCAGCGCGGTATACCGCAACCTTTCCGTTCCCGCTCTGGTGGAAAAGGCGCTGGCCCGCGGCGAGGGTGTGCTTCTCGACAATGGCGCGCTTCGCGTGAATACGGGCAAATACACGGGACGGTCCCCTAACGACCGCTTCATCGTGGATGAACCTTCCTGCCACAACGATGTGGATTGGGGCAAGGTCAATATGCCCATCAGCGAGGAGAAGTTTGACAAGATCTATGGCCGCATGTGCGCCTATTTCCAAAATCGCGAGATTTACATCTTCGACGGTTTTGCCGGCGCCGACCCCGAGTATCGCCTGAGCGTTCGGGTGATCAACGAGATGGCCAGCCAGAACATGTTCATGCACCAGCTGCTGATTCGGCCCACGGAGGCGGAAGTGGAAGCCTTTGAGCCTGGCTTCACTCTGGTGGCAGCGCCCGGATTCAAGTGCATCCCCGAGGAGGACGGCGTCAACAGCGAGGCCGCCATCATTGTGAACTTCGCGAAGAAGATGGTTATCATCGCCGGCTCTCAGTTCTCCGGTGAGATGAAGAAGTCCGTATTCTCCGTACTCAACTACATCCTGCCCCATAAGGACGTGCTGCCCATGCACTGCTCCGCCAACATGGGCAAGGACGGCGACACCGCACTGTTCTTCGGCCTGTCCGGCACCGGTAAGACCACGCTGTCCGCCGATCCCGACCGCATGCTGATCGGCGACGATGAGCATGGTTGGACCGATAACGGCATCTTCAACTTTGAGGGCGGCTGCTTTGCCAAGCTCATTGACCTCAGCAAGGAGAAGGAGCCCCAGATCTGGGATGCGGTGAAGTTCGGCACCCTGGTGGAGAACGTGGTTTATGATGAGGACACCCGCGTGTCCGATTACAAGGATGGTTCCATCACCGAGAACACCCGCGCCGGCTATCCCATCGAGTACATCCCCAACGCGGCCATTCCCGGTGTGGGCGGTCAGCCCAAGACCATCGTGTTCCTCACCGCCGACGCTTTCGGCGTGATGCCTCCCATCGCCAAGCTTACCAAGGAGCAGGCCATGTATCATTTCGTGTCCGGCTACACCTCCAAACTGGCCGGCACCGAGCGCGGCATTGTGGAGCCCGAACCCTCCTTCTCCACCTGCTTTGGAGCGCCCTTTATGCCCATGGACCCCAGCGTCTACGCCGATCTTCTGGGTAAGAAAATGGATAAATACGATGTGAACGTGTACCTCATCAACACCGGCTGGTCCGGCGGCCCCTACGGGGTTGGCAAGCGCATGAGCCTGCCCTATACCCGTGCCATGGTCACCGCCGCTCTGAACGGCGAACTGGAGAAGTCCAAGTTCAATCTGGACCCCATCTTCAACGTGCTGGTTCCCGAGACTTGCCCCAACGTGCCCTCCGAGATTTTGAATCCCGTGAACACCTGGAGCGACAAGG is a genomic window containing:
- a CDS encoding 3D domain-containing protein, with product MRKKKREVDFSVNPTAHLKGILWTSEGKNGTAGGKKPKAEHTDGVFKISASRPTRRRPVIIALIVALVFTSVYGIFGFAMPEKYDVTVKDGERAQFVTTTEKTVMGVLEELDITLAVEDEVIPSRIASVNDGMTVEVVRAKEIYIHKGDEVIPIKKASGTVREALRDAGFAASSDDEISAELDTPITDGQHIYFTDVRVEEEEALETLPFETVKEEDFSLAEGTEKVAVAGQEGQRRTVTRIVYKNDAEVSREIVLDEVTQQPVNEVVKVGTFSADSVSALMLNKLDAAHDGISEALAATPTPTPKATPKKTQQPASTPKATPKPDNNETQVTPAPTPEPTPTPEDEPVSGGDSLPGGLTQDQVARVANMKATAYTHTGNQTATGTWPKVGTIAVDPRVIPLGTRVYVVGYGYAVAEDTGGAIKGNIIDLFMETENQCINWGRRNVTVYILK
- the pckA gene encoding phosphoenolpyruvate carboxykinase (ATP); protein product: MTTYGLEKLGIINPSAVYRNLSVPALVEKALARGEGVLLDNGALRVNTGKYTGRSPNDRFIVDEPSCHNDVDWGKVNMPISEEKFDKIYGRMCAYFQNREIYIFDGFAGADPEYRLSVRVINEMASQNMFMHQLLIRPTEAEVEAFEPGFTLVAAPGFKCIPEEDGVNSEAAIIVNFAKKMVIIAGSQFSGEMKKSVFSVLNYILPHKDVLPMHCSANMGKDGDTALFFGLSGTGKTTLSADPDRMLIGDDEHGWTDNGIFNFEGGCFAKLIDLSKEKEPQIWDAVKFGTLVENVVYDEDTRVSDYKDGSITENTRAGYPIEYIPNAAIPGVGGQPKTIVFLTADAFGVMPPIAKLTKEQAMYHFVSGYTSKLAGTERGIVEPEPSFSTCFGAPFMPMDPSVYADLLGKKMDKYDVNVYLINTGWSGGPYGVGKRMSLPYTRAMVTAALNGELEKSKFNLDPIFNVLVPETCPNVPSEILNPVNTWSDKAAYEKSAKDLAKRFMENFKKYVNMPKEVVEAGPKA
- the rsmA gene encoding 16S rRNA (adenine(1518)-N(6)/adenine(1519)-N(6))-dimethyltransferase RsmA, which translates into the protein MRAQDVLRAYGVEPNKGLGQNFLTDPNLLTAIVERCGVEVGDRVLEIGPGLGTLTAVLADHAKRVVSVEIDRALKEALGAMTAGRNNVEILFGDFTKMDLDTLWREHLGGEPFKVVANLPYYVTSTIVMGLLESGLPIRTLGFMVQQEVAERMMAAPGTKAYGALSVGVQYRCEASIVMRVPRGAFLPPPKVDSAVIRLDVASSPRVAVEDEKLFFKVVKAIFAVRRKTLLNALSLGFGLPKDKLSYCIESCGFSTNVRGEQLSLSEMARLTNILRNSLA